TAATGCCTTAGGCCAATACACTGCACCCAACTCATAAATCTTTAGATTTTCGTTCTTTCGCGACAGATTCAGAGTAATGGTCTGCATGATACCACCCAGTAGAGTGGTGCGTAATACCGGAAACTCATCTGTAATTGGATTCATCACAGGAATTACCTGACGCAGCGGGCTCCCTGCCGCGACATTCAGCTTATCCAAAGTAGATGGATGAGAGAAGCTTAGCGAAATAATCTCATCAAAACCCATCCCAGACATCATGTCCTGCACCAGATCGCGAATGGACTGCTGGTAGCTCTGACGTCCCTGCTCCATTTGCCCATAGGGAGTAGTAGCTGGAATGGCCTCAAAACCCACCACCCTAGCAATCTCTTCGCTGATATCCGCAGGTCTGCTAACATCTGACCGCCAGGACGGTACAGTAACTGAGATCATGTCACCGTGATCTTCCACCTCAAACTCCAAGCGTTCGAGGATATCGATCATCTTTTCCCGCGCAATGTCTGTTCCCAGGTATTCATTGATGAATACCGGCGAAAAATCCAGCTTGCGGGGAAGCTCTAACCGCGGATAGTTGTCTGCCACCGTCGGGCAAACCGTACAGGCTCCCATATCTTCAAGCAATTTGGCAGCGCGATCAAGCGCCCTCACCACATTTGTCACGTCAACACCGCGTTCAAAGCGACCGGATGCCTCAGACCGCAGTCCCAACGCACGGGCGGTGCGCCGAATACTTGCCGGATGAAACGCAGCAGCTTCCAACAGTACAGTTTGGGTAGAGTTCGTAACTTCGGTCACCAAACCGCCCATCACACCAGCCACGCCGACCGCTTGTACCGCATCGGCAATGACCAACATCTCAGGACTTAAATCACGCTTTACCCCGTCAAGCGTTGTTAGTTTCTCGCCAGGTTGAGCCCGGCGAACAATGATGCTGTGACGGGCAAGTAGGTTATAGTCATATGCATGCATGGGCTGACCTAGCTCAAGCATGACATAATTAGTCACATCAACAACATTATTGATTGGCCTCATGCCTGCTGCCCGCAGACGGCGCTGCATCCACAACGGTGAAGGAAACACTCTGACATTTTGCAGCACTCTGCCAGTAAAACGAGCGCACAGCTCAGGTTCTGCAATCGTGATATTAACTAAGTCAACCGTGCGTTCACTGCCGACCTCGCGCAGGTTGAGCATCGGCTTTTTCAAAACACCTTCAGTTAAAACAGCTATTTCCCGGGCCAGTCCCAACATGCTGAAACAATCTGCCCGGTTGGCGGTCAACTCAAATTCCAATGCAATATCATCTAAGCCGAGAACTTCCTTAATGTCCTGACCAACAGGCGTATCTTGCGGCAAAATGAAGATTCCGTCCCTTGCTTCTGCTGAAAGCAGTTTGGCGTCAATGCCCAGTTCCTCTGCCGAACACAGCATCCCTGATGATTCAACGCCACGCAATACTGCCTGTTTAATTTCTTTACCAACAGGCAGCTTAGCTCCAGGCAAGGCAACAGGGACAATTTGGCCGTCACGAACATTGGTCGCGCCAGTCACGATAGTAACAACCTCAGTGCCAGTGTCGGTTTTACAAACAAACAATTTATCAGCATTTGGATGTTGTGTTACAGACAGCAGTTTACCTGTAACCACATTTTCAAGGTTTTCCCCTAAATATTCGATCATCTCAACCGGCACGCCAGCCATCGTTAATTTATCAGCCAATTGTTCTGCTCCCAGATCGAACTCAACGTAATCCTTCAGCCATTTATATGACGCTCTCATTCGTATCCCCCCTTAGAATTGCCGCAAGAATCGGCTATCATTATCAAAGAACAGACGCAAATCGTCAATCCCATATACTAGCATAGCAATCCGTTCAACGCCCATGCCAAAAGCAAAACCACTAACTTGATTGGGATCGAAACCGCTCATTTCGAGCACTCGCGGGTGGACCATCCCTGACCCCAGTATCTCGAGCCAACCAGTCCCTTTACAGACTCGACAGCCTTTGCCTTTGCACATCACACAGGAAACATCAACTTCTGCGCTCGGTTCTGTGAAGGGGAAGAAGCTCGGACGCAGCCTGATATTGACATCAGAACCAAATATTTCACGGGCAAACAGTTGCAGTGTTCCCTTGAGATCAGAAAAACGAATACCTTTGTCAATTACAAGTCCTTCGACTTGATGGAACATCGGCGAGTGAGTCGCATCATAATCGCGACGATAGACCTTGCCTGGGACGATAACCCGAATTGGCTGGTTCGGTTCCGCCGCTTGCATCGTCCGAACCTGAACCGGCGACGTGTGGGTACGTAAAAGTATCTCCTCAGTGATATAAAAAGAATCCTGCATGTCCCGAGCTGGATGATCCTTAGGCAGGTTGAGCGCCTCAAAGTTATAGTAGTCGCTTTCCACCTCAGGACCATCGGCTATTTCAAAGCCCATTCGCATAAAAATTGCTTTAATTCGATTCAGTGTAAGCGTTAGTGGATGCTTATGCCCCAGTTGCCGGCTACGGCCTGGCAGTGTGACATCAATCCGTTCAGAAGCAAGACGCTCATTCAGCTCTGCCGTTTTTAGCTCTGCAGTACGAGCGCTAATCAGTCCCTCTAATTCGGCTCTAATTTCATTGACAATCTGACCGATCAGTGGACGTTCCTCGGCGCTTAGAGCGCCCAACCCCCGCAAGATCGCAGTCAAGCTACCCTTTTTGCCCAGATATTTGACCCGAAAGTCATTCAGACTTTCCACCCCGTTCGTGCGGGAGAATTCTGCAAGCGCTTCCTTGTGCATCGCTGCCAATTGTTCTCTCATGCTACCTCCACCTTTTGCGAATGATTTATAGTAAAACAAAAAAGACTTTCAGCCCCTAAGGGGCGAAAGTCCAACTTCCGCGGTACCACCCAAATTGCGTCAGCCAATGCTGAGCGCCTCTGTCCCAATAACGCTGGGGTGCGCCTGACCTACGCGGAGACCTTCAGTCCGGTCGCTCCAGAGTGAACTTCAGTCAGTCTGTCTTAGACCCGCTTCCAATCTATGGCGGACCCTCCCTGTAAAGCAGTGGCTGACTTACTCTCTCCATCATCGCGTCATGTTTTTTATTGCGTCGTCATTCGACGATATAATAAATACAGTGTAACTGAACCTGTTGCTTCAAACATCCTCCAAACGAAATCGGCAGTAAGCACGTGAGACCACTCCTCTGCTCACAAGTCTGCATTTCATTGTCAGTGTTAGTATAGCATACTGTCAGATAAATTACAAGGATGCTCAGCCGCGCCGTTGGCGGGCAGCCTCGTACAAAATTACGGCTGCGGCTGCAGCCACATTTAACGATTCTGCCTGACCATAAATGGGAATAAATAGGTTCCGATCCGCGTGGGCTAATAGTTCAGTGCTAACTCCCTTGCCTTCATTACCAAAAACGACAGCCAGCGAACCACGAAAATCTGCTTCAAGATAGCACGAAGCTGCCTCCAGCGCTGTCGCGAACAATCGGACCTTCGCCTGTCCGAATGCGGTTAATAAATCAGCATGACAAATGCCAACCGCCAGCGGCAAATGAAAGATGGATCCCATGCTGGCGCGCAGCGCTTTTCCGCTAAAAGGGTCAGTCGACCCTGCAGTTACAATAACAGCATCGGCTCCTGCCGCATCGGCTGTGCGCAAAATTGTCCCTAAATTTCCCGGGTCCTGAACGC
The genomic region above belongs to Anaerosporomusa subterranea and contains:
- the pheT gene encoding phenylalanine--tRNA ligase subunit beta, with the protein product MRASYKWLKDYVEFDLGAEQLADKLTMAGVPVEMIEYLGENLENVVTGKLLSVTQHPNADKLFVCKTDTGTEVVTIVTGATNVRDGQIVPVALPGAKLPVGKEIKQAVLRGVESSGMLCSAEELGIDAKLLSAEARDGIFILPQDTPVGQDIKEVLGLDDIALEFELTANRADCFSMLGLAREIAVLTEGVLKKPMLNLREVGSERTVDLVNITIAEPELCARFTGRVLQNVRVFPSPLWMQRRLRAAGMRPINNVVDVTNYVMLELGQPMHAYDYNLLARHSIIVRRAQPGEKLTTLDGVKRDLSPEMLVIADAVQAVGVAGVMGGLVTEVTNSTQTVLLEAAAFHPASIRRTARALGLRSEASGRFERGVDVTNVVRALDRAAKLLEDMGACTVCPTVADNYPRLELPRKLDFSPVFINEYLGTDIAREKMIDILERLEFEVEDHGDMISVTVPSWRSDVSRPADISEEIARVVGFEAIPATTPYGQMEQGRQSYQQSIRDLVQDMMSGMGFDEIISLSFSHPSTLDKLNVAAGSPLRQVIPVMNPITDEFPVLRTTLLGGIMQTITLNLSRKNENLKIYELGAVYWPKALPLTELPQEPIKLVAAMLGRRHGETWNQSGEAVDFFDAKGAVEEILAGLGIDGVDVTTGEHYAMHPGKTAIFSRQGQELAVVGEIHPKVLDAYGINRKIYAFEIDMEAVIEQASLIGTYRSLPRFPAISRDLAVVLDAQIPAARVAQEITVSGGPLLQDVRLFDVYAGEQVQAGMRSLAFSLTFRAADRTLTDEEVEIHSRAIVSRLENELSAKLRLA
- the pheS gene encoding phenylalanine--tRNA ligase subunit alpha, with translation MHKEALAEFSRTNGVESLNDFRVKYLGKKGSLTAILRGLGALSAEERPLIGQIVNEIRAELEGLISARTAELKTAELNERLASERIDVTLPGRSRQLGHKHPLTLTLNRIKAIFMRMGFEIADGPEVESDYYNFEALNLPKDHPARDMQDSFYITEEILLRTHTSPVQVRTMQAAEPNQPIRVIVPGKVYRRDYDATHSPMFHQVEGLVIDKGIRFSDLKGTLQLFAREIFGSDVNIRLRPSFFPFTEPSAEVDVSCVMCKGKGCRVCKGTGWLEILGSGMVHPRVLEMSGFDPNQVSGFAFGMGVERIAMLVYGIDDLRLFFDNDSRFLRQF
- a CDS encoding YqzL family protein, whose translation is MLTADFVWRMFEATGSVTLYLLYRRMTTQ
- a CDS encoding TrmH family RNA methyltransferase; protein product: MTETVTSLQNSAVKLAAALQQKKRREESGLFVVEGVRLCEELLASGWEIEFGLFTESAASQERAAQLIQEAGRRCRMTQVSEAVLAKAAETEQPQGVLFAARQVVVPINQLLSAENQMFVVVDGVQDPGNLGTILRTADAAGADAVIVTAGSTDPFSGKALRASMGSIFHLPLAVGICHADLLTAFGQAKVRLFATALEAASCYLEADFRGSLAVVFGNEGKGVSTELLAHADRNLFIPIYGQAESLNVAAAAAVILYEAARQRRG